In Chrysoperla carnea chromosome 2, inChrCarn1.1, whole genome shotgun sequence, the following proteins share a genomic window:
- the LOC123292378 gene encoding protein mago nashi: MSDSEFYIRYYVGHKGKFGHEFLEFEFRPDGKLRYANNSNYKNDTMIRKEAYVHNSVMEELKRIIHDSEIMQEDDAHWPQPDRVGRQELEIVIGDEHISFTTSKTGSLVDVNQSKDPEGLRCFYYLVQDLKCLVFSLIGLHFKIKPI, from the coding sequence ATGAGTGATTCAGAATTTTACATACGTTATTACGTTGGTCATAAAGGTAAATTTGgccatgaatttttagaattcgAATTTCGACCTGATGGTAAACTAAGGTATGCCAATAATTCAAACTACAAAAATGATACGATGATTCGAAAAGAAGCATATGTACACAATTCTGTTATGGaagaattaaaaagaattatccACGATTCAGAAATAATGCAAGAAGATGATGCGCATTGGCCGCAACCTGATCGAGTTGGTCGACAAGAACTGGAAATTGTTATTGGTGATGAACATATTTCGTTTACAACATCTAAAACTGGATCACTTGTTGATGTTAATCAGTCGAAAGATCCAGAAGGACTACGATGCTTTTACTATTTAGTACAAGATTTGAAGTGCCTTGTGTTTTCCTTAATCGGacttcatttcaaaattaaacccATATAA
- the LOC123293356 gene encoding serine/threonine-protein kinase VRK1 yields the protein MPPKSTDKKAPNKKGANGYKLPDPIPAGEVLTDIAKKQWIIGPSIGVGGFGEIYSASVHKPGTKTSYNYVVKIEPHGNGPLFVEMHFYMRNAKSSDIDAWIKKKNLPYLGMPRYIGSGSHECKGQKYRFVVMERFGKDLWSLFLESERVFPVATVFRIAHQVLNVLEYIHSRGYVHADIKGANILMDIDAKLQYQTYLVDFGLASHFTTKDFKPDPKKAHNGTIEYTSRDAHHGVLTRRGDIEILAYNLLQWLGNKLPWEENLKDPVNVQKRKEEFMSSINNLKSTFKNLPVELIKLFEYVIAMKYDTEPDYEKLSDIFQKGYSKNAESMDGDLLFMTPPVPKTKRAKKPTPSQKAEKYETSTPKEDTTPPKRKIRTPKSATKKPTSATKKDPSKELTPQLNKITFDLADLSGSDDNYEPPESLKRQANAKQSRNHLKRVQTDEKTPTKKIEKSRRIKSDDDIDEPNEDLKKVTRTRLKRAQSVDQPEKLDLSDFDDNCEPLESVKRQTNAKQSRNHLKHVQSDDKTPTKIIEKSRRVKSDDDIEEPDEDLQKVTRTRLKRAQSVDQPEKLEPSPRLRKRIEPKKETNKVKQLLKSKMNSSDAENKDSTIEVEKSDSDIFLSFTEETNASLEDSPLIVNRRRSSSRFHPKNISSSPVKTSLSDDSPKKTSKRKVLTTTVDKNEILKKTRSGQKKAAVDWKSFPTIQNGRTVSK from the exons atgccTCCAAAGTCAACTGATAAAAAAGCGCCAAACAAAAAAGGGGCAAATGGCTATAAACTACCAGATCCAATACCTGCTGGCGAGGTACTTACCGATATTGCTAAGAAACAATGGATAATTGGGCCGTCAATCGGAGTTGGAGGCTTTGGCGAAATTTATTCAGCATCAGTACATAAACCAGGCACAAAAACATCTTATAATTATGTTGTTAAAATT GAGCCTCATGGAAATGGGCCTTTATTTGTTGAAATGCACTTTTATATGCGAAATGCTAAATCTAGTGATA ttgatgCCTGGATAAAGAAAAAGAATCTTCCATATTTGGGAATGCCGCGATATATAGGATCAGGATCACATGAATGCAAAGGTCAGAAATATAGATTCGTTGTTATGGAAAGATTTGGTAAAGATTTATGGTCTTTATTTTTGGAATCCGAACGCGTTTTCCCAGTCGCAACAGTATTTCGTATTGCACATCAAGTA ctaAATGTTTTGGAATATATTCATAGTCGAGGATACGTACACGCAGATATCAAAGGAGCAAATATACTTATGGATATAGATGCTAAATTACAATATCAAACGTACTTAGTTGATTTCGGGCTTGCATCTCATTTTACTACGAAAGATTTCAAACCCGATCCTAAAAAAGCACACAATGGTACAATTGAATATACAAGTCGAGATGCTCACCATGGag tgtTAACACGACGAGGagacattgaaattttggcatataatttattacaatggTTAGGGAATAAATTACCCTGGGAGGAAAACTTAAAGGATCCTGTAAATGTTCAAAAACGTAAGGAAGAATTTATGAGCAgtataaataatctaaaatcaacatttaaaaatttaccag TTGAACTCATAAAACTATTTGAGTATGTCATAGCAATGAAATATGATACTGAACCGGATTACGAAAAATTATCAGATATTTTTCAGAAAGGTTACAGTAAAAATGCGGAATCTATGGACGGTGATCTCCTATTCATGACACCGCCAGTACCAAAAACTAAAAGAGCAAAAAAGCCAACGCCATCTCAAAAAGCAGAAAAATATGAAACTAGTACTCCTAAAGAAGATACAACACCACCTAAACGCAAAATTCGTACTCCTAAAAGTGccactaaaaaaccaacaagtGCTACCAAAAAAGATCCCTCAAAAGAATTAACaccacaattaaataaaattacatttgacTTAGCTGACTTGTCCGGTTCCGATGATAATTACGAACCACCGGAATCATTGAAACGTCAAGCCAATGCTAAACAATCTCGAAATCATTTGAAACGTGTACAAACTGATGAGAAAACTccaaccaaaaaaattgaaaaaagtcgtCGAATAAAAAGTGATGACGATATTGATGAACCAAATGAAGATCTCAAGAAAGTAACCAGAACTAGGTTAAAACGAGCACAAAGTGTTGACCAACCAGAAAAACTTGACTTGTCCGATTTCGATGATAATTGCGAACCACTGGAATCAGTGAAACGTCAAACCAATGCTAAACAGTCTCGAAATCATTTGAAACATGTACAAAGTGATGACAAAACTCCaaccaaaataattgaaaaaagtcGTCGAGTAAAAAGTGATGACGATATTGAGGAACCGGATGAAGATCTCCAGAAAGTAACCAGAACTAGGTTAAAACGAGCACAAAGTGTCGACCAACCAGAAAAACTTGAACCCTCGCCTAGATTACGTAAACGTATTGAaccaaaaaaagaaactaacaaagtaaaacaattattaaagtCTAAAATGAATTCATCAGATGCGGAAAATAAGGATAGTACAATAGAAGTTGAAAAAAGTGATTCGGATATCTTCCTTTCATTTACAGAAGAAACTAATGCGTCGTTAGAAGATTCACCCTTGATTGTCAATCGTCGTCGAAGTTCAAGTCGATTTCATCcgaaaaatatatcatcatCACCAGTGAAAACATCCTTGTCAGATGATTCACCAAAAAAGACGTCTAAACGAAAAGTATTAACTACTACAgtagataaaaatgaaattttgaaaaaaaccagAAGTGGTCAAAAGAAAGCTGCGGTCGATTGGAAGAGCTTTCCAACAATACAAAATGGAAGAACAGTTTCGAAATGA
- the LOC123293358 gene encoding F-box only protein 44-like isoform X2, whose protein sequence is MKDDINNGLLFINEYFIPPEILSLILSNVDVKNLYKHCTLVCKLWNDIIKSCVWKLKCDRQLLKTDHSQLFRQKQHPHYVYQALCVFKQSFYTNLIQNACGLDGFNHWIIDKNGGHRFIIEDCILVDTNFREINDETVSKCFVTSYRQCSKLQMIDLCGRGGVTQQFIDEYQPPIYVEYVFKNYGPNVRYIFFHYIGKDTQFWAGHYGSKFTNANVQLLLPGDTSKDHLIDLHSQQSYHEQCGCGCNDSDCRQQKNDCQSLMYMFDKTLIAAVQKYKDEYFK, encoded by the exons ATGAAAGATGATATAAATaatggtttattatttataaatgaatattttataccaCCCGAAATATTATCGTTAATATTAAGCAATGTGGATGTTAAAAACTTATACAAACATTGTACATTGGTATGTAAACTATGGAATGACATCATTAAAAGTTGTGTTTGGAAGTTAAAATGTGATCGGCAATTATTAAAGACTGATCATTCACAATTATTCCGACAAAAACAACATCCACATTATGTATATCAGGCGTTATGTGTTTTTAAACaatcattttatacaaatttaatacaaaatgcGTGTGGTTTAGATGGTTTTAACCATTGGATAATTGACAAAAATGGTGGCCATCGTTTTATAATTGAAGATTGTATATTAGTTGATACAAATTTTCGTGAAATCAATGATGAAACTGTTAGTAAATGTTTTGTAACATCCTACAGACAATGTAGTAAATTACAAATGATAGATTTATGTGGTAGAGGTGGTGTGACACAACAATTTATTGATGAATACCAGCCACCGATTTAC gtTGAATATGTCTTTAAAAATTATGGCCCAAATGTACGatacatattttttcattatattggTAAAGATACACAATTTTGGGCTGGACATTATGGTAGTAAATTTACAAATGCTAATGTACAATTACTGCTTCCTGGTGATACATCTAAAGATCATCTGATTGATTTACATTCACAGCAATCATATCATGAACAATGTGGGTGTGGTTGTAATGATAGCGATTGTAggcaacaaaaaaatgattgtcAATCACTAATGTATATGTTTGATAAGACATTAATTGCAGCTGTACAGAAATATAAAgatgaatatttcaaataa
- the LOC123293358 gene encoding F-box only protein 6-like isoform X1 produces the protein MKDDINNGLLFINEYFIPPEILSLILSNVDVKNLYKHCTLVCKLWNDIIKSCVWKLKCDRQLLKTDHSQLFRQKQHPHYVYQALCVFKQSFYTNLIQNACGLDGFNHWIIDKNGGHRFIIEDCILVDTNFREINDETVSKCFVTSYRQCSKLQMIDLCGRGGVTQQFIDEYQPPIYVSEWYGSRRDCGCMYQLRVILFDKDYQPFRRCNCNYSFSYRVPGWEGGFYQKVEYVFKNYGPNVRYIFFHYIGKDTQFWAGHYGSKFTNANVQLLLPGDTSKDHLIDLHSQQSYHEQCGCGCNDSDCRQQKNDCQSLMYMFDKTLIAAVQKYKDEYFK, from the exons ATGAAAGATGATATAAATaatggtttattatttataaatgaatattttataccaCCCGAAATATTATCGTTAATATTAAGCAATGTGGATGTTAAAAACTTATACAAACATTGTACATTGGTATGTAAACTATGGAATGACATCATTAAAAGTTGTGTTTGGAAGTTAAAATGTGATCGGCAATTATTAAAGACTGATCATTCACAATTATTCCGACAAAAACAACATCCACATTATGTATATCAGGCGTTATGTGTTTTTAAACaatcattttatacaaatttaatacaaaatgcGTGTGGTTTAGATGGTTTTAACCATTGGATAATTGACAAAAATGGTGGCCATCGTTTTATAATTGAAGATTGTATATTAGTTGATACAAATTTTCGTGAAATCAATGATGAAACTGTTAGTAAATGTTTTGTAACATCCTACAGACAATGTAGTAAATTACAAATGATAGATTTATGTGGTAGAGGTGGTGTGACACAACAATTTATTGATGAATACCAGCCACCGATTTACGTGAGTGAATGGTATGGAAGTCGACGTGATTGTGGATGCATGTATCAATTACGTgtgattttatttgataaagatTATCAACCATTTCGTCGATGCAATTGCAATTACTCATTTTCTTATAGAGTTCCTGGATGGGAGGgtggtttttatcaaaaa gtTGAATATGTCTTTAAAAATTATGGCCCAAATGTACGatacatattttttcattatattggTAAAGATACACAATTTTGGGCTGGACATTATGGTAGTAAATTTACAAATGCTAATGTACAATTACTGCTTCCTGGTGATACATCTAAAGATCATCTGATTGATTTACATTCACAGCAATCATATCATGAACAATGTGGGTGTGGTTGTAATGATAGCGATTGTAggcaacaaaaaaatgattgtcAATCACTAATGTATATGTTTGATAAGACATTAATTGCAGCTGTACAGAAATATAAAgatgaatatttcaaataa
- the LOC123293828 gene encoding cytochrome P450 4g15-like, with translation MSTTFTSLDENTSSWSVAGATLYGLITSATLLVIYYYWEQNKRFARLGNAIPGPPGVPFLGNALEIFLSTPEELLVKALEYSKHYGKVVKGWLGPYLVVFLIDPRDVEVILNSHVHIDKSDEYKFFKPWLGEGLLISSGEKWRTHRKMIAPTFHMNILKSFMDVFNRNSLAVVKKMRKEIDREFDVHDYMSGITVDILLETAMGVKRTHSDNAGFDYAVAVMKMCDILHQRHYKFWMRFEPLFKLTNFAKKQLEYLGIIHGLTNKVIKTKKEEFLQNRVLGNEPNYFEQLDSDAAKIDQKEAKLSSQNNENSDPNKGTPLRDDLDEIDEQDVGEKKRLAFLDLMIETAHSTQNLTDEEIKEEVDTIMFEGHDTTAAGSSFVLCLLGIYKDVQDKVYQELYDIFGNSDRPVTYLDTLEMKYLERVIMETLRLYPPVPIIARKMNQEVKLASGDYTLPVGCTVVIGTYKIHHDPDYYKNPDTFDPDNFLPERTQNRHYYSYIPFSAGPRSCVGRKYAMLKLKVLLSTILRNYTIVSDLTEKDFRLTGDIILKRADGFRIRIQPRERVPV, from the exons atgTCGACTACATTTACCAGCCTAGATGAAAATACCTCATCGTGGAGTGTAGCAGGAGCTACACTATATGGATTAATTACATCTGCAACCCTATTAGTAATATACTATTACTGGGAACAAAATAAACGATTCGCCCGTTTAGGTAACGCCATTCCTGGACCACCGGGCGTACCATTCCTTGGAAATGCCTTAGAAATTTTCCTATCGACACCTGAAG agCTTCTGGTTAAAGCTCTGGAATATTCTAAACATTATGGTAAAGTGGTAAAAGGTTGGTTAGGACCATATCTTGTCGTGTTTTTAATCGATCCAAGAGATGTTGAA GTAATCCTTAATAGCCATGTTCATATTGATAAATCtgatgaatataaatttttcaaaccttGGCTTGGTGAAGGACTTTTAATTAGCAGTG gaGAAAAATGGCGCACACATCGGAAGATGATTGCACCAACATTCcatatgaatatattaaaatcatttatggatgtatttaatagaaatagtcttgcagttgtaaaaaaaatgagaaaagaaATTGATCGAGAATTTGATGTGCATGATTATATGAGTGGTATTACAGTTGATATCCTCTTGGAAACTGCTATGGGTGTAAAGCGTACTCATTCTGATAATGCTGGTTTTGATTATGCTGTTGCAGTAATGAA aatgtgCGATATTCTACATCAGCGTCATTATAAATTTTGGATGAGATTTGAACCTTTATTCAAGTTAACAAATTTTGCTAAGAAACAATTGGAATATCTTGGAATTATCCATGGCTTAACaaataag gtaattaaaacaaaaaaagaagagtTTTTGCAAAACAGGGTGTTGGGGAATGAACCTAATTACTTCGAACAATTAGACTCTGATGCcgcaaaaattgatcaaaaggAAGCGAAACTTTCATctcaaaataacgaaaatagcGATCCAAACAAAGGAACTCCTTTGCGAGATGATTTAGATGAAATTGATGAACAAGACGTGG gtGAAAAGAAACGTTTAGCATTTTTAGATCTTATGATTGAAACTGCTCATTCAACTCAAAACTTAACAGACGAGGAAATAAAAGAAGAAGTCGACACTATTATGTTTgag ggcCATGACACTACTGCTGCTGGATCTAGTTTTGTCCTATGCCTGCTTggaatttataaagatgtacAAGATAAAGTATATCAAGAACTTTATGACATTTTTGGAAACTCAGATCGTCCAGTAACATATTTAGATACtttagaaatgaaatatttagaaCGTGTAATTATGGAAACGTTACGATTGTACCCACCAGTACCAATAATTGCCAGAAAAATGAATCAAGAAGTTAAACTAGCGTCCGGAGATTATACATTACCAGTGGGATGTACAGTTGTTATTGGAACCTATAAAATTCATCATGACCCAGATTATTATAAGAATCCTGATACATTTGATCCAGATAATTTCCTACCAGAACGTACGCAGAACAGACATTATTACAGTTACATTCCATTTAGTGCAGGACCAAGAAGTTGTGTTGGTCGTAAATATGCGATGTTAAAGCTTAAAGTTTTACTATCAacaatattaagaaattatacTATCGTATCTGATTTAACTGAAAAGGACTTTAGATTAACGggtgatattattttaaagcgCGCAGATGGTTTTAGAATCCGAATTCAACCGAGAGAAAGAGTACCCGTGTAA